The sequence GGACGCCGGGACCAGGATCTCGAACCCGTCCTCGCCGGTATAGCCGGAGCGGGAGACCACCAGGCCATGGCCCTCGTGCTCGACCCGGCGAAACTGCATGAAGCCGAGCTCGGCGCTCTCGGGCAGGATTTCGGCCAGCACGGCGCCGGCCTTGGGCCCCTGCAGGGCGATCAGGCCGCGGTCGTCGGCGCGGGTCAGGGTCGCCTTGCCGGCGGCGGCCTTTTCGAACAGCCCGAAGTCGCCGTCCTTGGTCCCCGCATTGACCACGATGTAGAGCATCCCCTGGCGGTCGGCGCGCAGGGGGCGGCCGATCATCAGGTCGTCGACCATGCCGCCCTCAGCGTTGAGCAGCAGGGTGTAGCGCAGCTGGCCGGGCTTGAGCCCCCGGACGTCGCCGCAGACCAGGGTCTCGGCGATGGCGGCGATGGCGGCGTGGTCGGCCTCAGCGTCGCCAGACTTGTCCGTCAGGGTCAGGAAGGCCGGGCCCATGTGCGAGACGTCGAAGGCGCCGGCGTGCTCGCGGGTCCACAGGTGCTCCTTCAGCACCCCGTCCTTGTACTGCACCGGCATGTCGTAGCCGGCGAAGGGGACCATGCGGGCGCCGGCCTCGATGTGGGCCTGGTGCAGCGGGGTTTTCAAAAGTGGGTCGGACAAGGTCAACTCCGGCGTGAGGAGCGGCCGTCGGCCGCCCAGGTTCACGCCCCCGCTGTCCTTAAGCCTGAGAGATTCCGGGCCGGTCTCGAAAGACCCTCCCTTGCTCCGTCGGCGAGCCCTGGGTTACAGGGCTGCTTTCCAGCGTCCGATGGCTTTCGCGGTCCTTTTGCCTGAGCGTTTCCGGGGCGGTTGCGCCTTCGGCTCCGGCTGAGTCGCCGGTCTCTCCCGCGAGAGTCGGGCGGAACCTGACGAAGCGGGCCGCCAGAGTCAACCGCCGACGACGCTGTAGACCAACAAAGATGTCCGTTCTGTTCAAGCAAGCGCAGGACGCGCCGAGAGCTGCCCGTTGCGGCTTCGCAGGATCGTCATACCCTTGAGGCGTTGTAGCGGATTGCGATTCGCCATGCCCGATCGCCAAGGCCCATGAGTGTTGGCCCGATCACCCCGCCCGGCGGCGGGCCGGGGGGCGGAGGCGTCCCAATCGCTACGCCCACGCCCCAGGGCGGCGCCGGGTCCGGCCCGCCGGCCGGCGGGCCGGCGTCGGCGCAGGGGGCGCCCGGCGCCTTGCAGGCCGCTCTGTCACAGATCATCGGCCAGGACCTCGCCGCCCAGGACAGCCTGGCCCCGCTGCTGGCCGACCTCGCCGCAGCCCTGCAGTCCGGCGACGTGCCGGCCCAGGCGCGGGCCACGGCCCAGCAGATCCTCAGCCTCCAGGCGCCCCTGGACGGCCAGGTGACACCCGACCGGCTGCGCGCCGCCGTCGCCCATTCGGGCCTGTTCCTCGAGGCCGGCCTGGCCTCCGCGGCCCAGGCGCCGAACGATCCCGCCGCCCAGCCCTTCCCGGCCGGGGACCTGAAGGCGCTTCTGCTGCGTCTGCCGCTGGAGCTCGCCGGCCAGAGCCAGGCCGCGGCGGAGCAGGCCACGCCCCAGGCGCTGGGCCTCGCCGACCCTGCCGCCCGCCGCGCCGGCGCGCGCCCGCCGCCGCCAGTCGCCGGCGGCTCCACAGCCGGCCAGCGCGCCGTCGCCCCCAGCCTGGATCCGGCCCTGGACGCCGGCAGCCTGCGCCTCGCCCTGGGTCACGAGGCCCATGCGGCGCTGGCGCGGCTGGAGCTGATGCAGCTGGCCTCGACATCGAAGCCCGGCGCCCCGCCCCGCTGGTCGTTCGAGCTGCCGGTCGCCGCCGTTCCCGGCCAAGCCCCGGGCATGGCCCAGTTCGAGATCAGCCGCGACGCGCCCCATGGCGGCGGCCCAACGGGTGACCCCGAGCCCGTCTGGCGCGCCCGATTCTCGCTCCATCTCGACGAGACCGGCCCGGTCCACGCCGAGGTCGCCCTGCACGGGACCCGCACCCGCGTCACCCTGTGGGCCGAGCAGGAGGGCGCCCGCGCCAGCCTGGAGGCCGGCCGAGGCGACCTCACCGCCGCCCTGGCCGGGCCCGAGGGCGGCGACGCCGCCGTGCGGGTGGTCGCCGGCGCCCCGCCCAGGCCCGAGGCCCAGGCCGGCCAGCTGATCGACCGCACCTCATGAGCGACCCGCAAAAGCCTCCGCCCCTGGCCGTGGCCCTGGAATACGACAAGGGCCATGCGCCGCGCGTCACCGCCGTCGGCCGCGGCTGGCTGGGCCAGAAGATCATCGACGTGGCCAAGGAGCACGGCGTGCCCTTGCGCCAGGACCCCGCCCTGGCCGAGGCCCTCTCGACCATCGAGCTGGAGACCGAAATCCCGGAGGAGCTCTATCGTGCGGTGGCCGAGGTGATCGGCTTCGTCCTGAGCACCGCGAGGGCGCGAGGGGGCCCCTAGAACCAGAGATCGCGGACGCAGCGCCCGTCGCGCGGCAGGTCGTCGAAACTGTCCAGCCCGTCGAAATGGTCGATGGGCAGGTCGGCCACTGCGTCCGGCGGCGCCAGGCGCAGGTTGACCGCGATGCGGCGGCGGCCGTCAGGCCCGACGCGCAGGCCGCGCCAGCAGATCACACAGCCGCAGGTGGGGCAGAAGCGGATCTCCAGCGCCGGGTCGGCCTTGCCCCGGCGGGCATAGGCGGTGGTCTGGCCATGGATGTGGATGCGCTCGCCTTCGTAGTCATAGGCCCAAAGGGCTCCATAGCGGCGGCAGAGCGTGCAGTTGCAGGCGGTGGCGGGGCCGGGATCGCCCTCGACCGTCCAGCGCGCGTCGCCGCAATGGCAGGACCCTTCGAGCATCAGGCCACCTCCTCGGAGTTGCAGGGCGGCAGGCTAACAGGTTTCGAACCCGAGGTCCGCTCGCGGAAAACTCATCGGGGTTGCGGTTTCGCACAAGGCGCGTGAAACTGAGATCGCAGATTTTGAATCCTGCCCCGGGGGAAATCGCCAATGCCGACTGCCGCACCCTATGCTCGCGCCGCTGCGCTGATCCTGATCGCCGGACTGGGCGCCTGCTCCAAGACGCCCACGGTCGATGTGGCCAAGGAGGTCGCCGCGCTGCAGGCCGAGGACGCCGCCATCAACGCAGCCTACAAGGCGCGCGACGCGGTCAAGGCCACGGCCTACGACGCCGCCGACTATCTCAGCTACACCTCCGGCGCGCCGACGGTGAAGGGGCGCGACGCCGACCTCGCGGGGACCAAGGACTCGTTCACCGACCCGGGCTTCGGCTTCAGCTTCACCGCGGACCGCACCGAGGTCGCCAAGTCTGGCGACTTGGCCTACCAGGCCGGCAGCTATACGCAGACCCAAACCAATCCGGCGACCAAGAAGGTTGAGACTGTCACCGGCAACTGGGTCGCCGCTTGGCGGAAGGAGCCGGACGGCGCTTGGCGCATCGCCAGCGAGGCTGTGACCCAGGCCCCGGCGCCCGCCGCCAAGCCCTGAGGGCAGCGCCAGAACCCGTCAGCCCCGCATCACCTTGCTCGACAACGGCGCGGTGAGGCGGAAGCGCACGCCCTCAGGCGCAAAGTCCAGCCGCGCCTCGCCGTCCACGTCGCGGGAAAAGCCGCGCTGGATCAGTTCCGTGCCGAAGCCGCGCCGTTCAGGCTCGGCCACCTGCGGCCCGCCGCTCTCGCGCCAATCGAAGGTCAGGACCTCGCCGCCGCCGACCTTGTCGATCGTCCAGGTCGCCGCGACGCGCCCGCAAGGCCGGCTGAGGGCGCCGTACTTGGCCGCGTTGGTGGCCAGCTCGTGGCAGGTCATCAGGAAGCTGACCGCCGCCTCGGGGCGCAGGCGCACGTCCGGCCCGGCGATGGCCAGGCTCTCGTCGCCCTCGGCCCGAAAGGGGGAAAGGGCCAGCACCACCAGCTCGCGCAGGTCCGCATCGGCCCAGCGCCTGAGCGCAAGGTGCTCATGCCCGCTGGCCAGGGACAGGATGCGCTCGCTGAAGGTGGCGGCGAAGGCCTCGGGCGTTTCGGCGTGGCGCAGGGTGCGGCGGCTGATGGCCATGACCGCGGTCAGGGTGTTCTTGACCCGGTGATCCAGCTCCTTGATCAGATAGTCGCGCCGCTCGACCGCCTCCTCCAGCGAGCCGATCAGCTGCACGTTGGCGAGCGCCGTGGCGGTGGCGCGGGCCATGGCCGCCAGCCGGTCGATCTCCAACTGGCCGGGCGCGCCCAGCTTGGCCCAATAGGCGCCGATCGCCGCGATCGGGTCGTAGGAGCGGACCGGCGTCATGATCATGCTCTTGACGAAGGTCGGACGGTAGGCGTCGTGCGGCACGCGCGGGTCGGCATAGATGTCGGGGATCACCGCGGTCTGGCGGTTCAGCATGGCCCAGCCGGAGACACAGGTCTGGATCGGGAACTTCTGGCCCTTCCACAGGGGCGCGATGGCCTCCTCGTCCAGGTACCAGCAGCGGTCCTCGTCGCGCAGCACGAAGGTCACCCCGTCGGCGCCGGAGATGCGCCGCGCGGCCTTGCGCACCACGTCTGCGACCTCCTCGATGGTGCGCGCGCCGGCCAATTGCTCGATCGCGTCCACAAGATCGAACAGCGAGGTTTCTGAGGCGTCTTCCGTCGTGTGCGCCAGGGCTGTCATTGCTGAAAATTGCGCCCGAGAGTTGTCTTCGGCGACATGCAGACGCCGAATCAGCAACGCGGTCAATTCACCTTCGTTTCAGTGCGTCCAATCGCCCTTGGGCGCGGTCGCGGCGCCTACATCCGTTCTGCGGGTTCGATCCCGAGAAGCTCCAGAGCCAGCTCCAGCTGGCGCAGCACCACCCCGGCCAGGGCCAGGCGCGATCCACGCACCGCCGGCTCGGCGGACAGGATCGGGCAGGCGGCGTAGAACTTGGAGAAGGCCTGGGCGAGCTTGTAGGCGTGCTCGGCCACCAGGTTGGGGGCCTTGCGGTCATAGGCCTCGCGCACGGCGCCGTTGAAGGCGTCCAAGAGCAGGGCCAGTTCGCGCTCTGCCGCCTCGCCGATGGCGATGGCGTTCCCGGCCGCGGCGCCGGTTTCCTCGGCCTTGCGCAGCACCGATTTGATGCGCACAGCCTGGTAGAGCAGGTAGGGGCCGGTCTTGCCCTCGAAGCTGGAGAAGCGGTCCAGGTCGAACACGTAGCTGGTGCCGCGGAAGTTCTGCAGGTCGGCGAACTTCAGCGCCGCCACCGCGACCTTGTGGGCGATGTCCTCGAACTCGTCCTGAGGCAACTCGGCGCCCAGGCCGGCCTCGTGCAGCCGCTCGCGCGCCTTGTCCTTGGTCATGGTGATGAGGTCGTGCAGCTTCAGGACGCCGCCTTCGCGCGTCTTGAATGGCTTGCCGTCGGGCCCGTTCATGGTGCCGAAGCCGATGTGCTCCAGCGCGCCCTCGGCGGCGTAGCCGGCCAGGTAGGCGGCGCGGAAAGCGATCTCGAAATGGTCGGCCTGGCGCTGGTCCACGCAGTAGAGGGCGAGGTGCGGATCAAAGCTCTGCTTGCGGTCGAGGATGGTCGCCAGGTCGGTGGTGCCGTACATGGCCGAGCCTTCGGACGAAACCACCAGGAGCGGCGGCAGCTCGTGCTTGTCGCCCTCGCGGGCCACGCGGACGATCAGGGCGCCCTGATCGACCTCGGTCAGGCCCTTGGCCTTGAGGTCCTCGACCATGCCTGCGATGAGATGGTCGACGTCGCTCTCGCCTTTCCACAGATCGAAATCCACGCCGAGCGCGTGGAATTCGCGCTGCAGCGCCGCCATGGAGACGTCGTGCATGTGCCGCCAGAGGGTCAGGTAGCCGGCCTTGCCGCCCTGCAGTTCGGACGTCGCCTTGCGGGCGCGATCGCGGAAGGCGGTGTCGGCCTTGGCCTGGGCGGCGGCGGCGGGATAGAGCCGGTCCAAGGTCTCCAGGTCGAGGCCCTTGAGCAGCGGGGCGGCGGCCTCCGGCGACAGGTCCTGCTCGGCGACCTCGCGCCAGTTCGGATCGGCGTCGGCGGCGGCGACGATCAGCAGCCCCATCTGGAAGCCCCAGTCGCCGAAGTGGGCGTCGCCCAGCACCGTATCGCCGCGGAAGCGATAGATCCGCTTGACCGATTCGCCGATGATCGAGGCGCGCAGGTGGCCGACGTGCATCGGCTTGGCCACGTTGGGGCCGCCATAGTCGACGATCACCCGCCGCGGCTCGGGGGCGGCTTCGGCGCCCAGGCGCGGGTCGGCGGCGATCCGGCCGGCGCGTTCGGCCAGGGCCGCATCGGCCAGCTTCAGGTTGATGAAGCCCGGGCCGGCGATTTCGACGCTGGCCAGCAAGGGCGAGCCGGCCAGGCCCTGGGCCACGGCGGCGGCGATCTCGCGCGGCGGCTTGCCCGCGCCCTTGGCGGCGGCCAGGGCGCCGTTGCACTGGAAGTCGGCCAGGTCGGGCCGGTCGGACCGGGTCACGCGGCCGTGTTCGGCCGGCAGGCCGGCGCTGACGAAGGCCTTGGCGACAGCCTCGGTCAGGGCGGCGGTCAGGTCGGTCATGAGTCTTGCGGGGTTAAGCCTACGGGTTGGAAGCCGTCTGGGCCGGCGCGCCGGCGTTGACGCGGAAGCGTTTGCCCAGTCGGTTGAAGTCGGCCATTTCGGGCGTGACGTCGAAGCCGACCAGAACCTCGAAATTGCCGCCGCTGACCACGTTGGTCGCGCGCGGAATGGAGATGTCGTTGATGCGGTCGGTCATCAAGACCCGGTCCTCGCCCTGCGGGAAGGTCGCCTTGATGTCGAAATATTCCTTTGCCAGGACCGCCTGGTTCCGGTCGGTGACCGCGATCCAATAGCGATAGTCCTTGGTCGGCGAAGTCGCCTGCGGGCCGCGGCCGAAGGCGAACAGGACCTCCACCTCGATGTGGATCGGGTCCGTGCCCTTGTAGGTGCAGCCCGAGGCCAGCTTCTGGATCTCGCCGGTATAGCCGACCGAGCCCGAGGCCTCCTTGCCGTCCTTGAACTCGACATAGCGCCCGGCGTCATAAAGCACCTTCACGAACGGGCAGGGGCCGGCGTTCTTCGAACCGGGCAGATCGAGGGCGGTGGGACCGGCCCATTCCTCGTCCTTCTTCTTCTTGGCCGCGTCGTCTTCAGAGGTGTCCTTCTGGCCACGGCCGCCCGGGCCGCCGCCGCCGCCGATCTGGGCGAAGCTTGGGGCCGCCGGAACGGTCAGGGCCGCCGCGATCAGGGCGCAGGCGAGAATATGAAAACGGCGCATGTCTGAAAAACTCCCGCGCCCCCGCGCGACGAACGAAATCGATCTTGCCGGTGTGATACTGGTTTGCGGCCCGCCCCGCAACGCGGCTGCTTGACCGCATGCTCTTGACCCGCGTGCGCGGCTCGCCGATCACCGCGCCATGGCCGTCTATACCGACATCACCGACGCCGAGCTCGAGGCGTTCCTGTCCGAATTCGACCTTGGGGCGCCCCTGGTGTTCAAGGGCATCGCCGAGGGCATCCAGAACTCGAACTTCCTTTTGGAGACCGAGCGCGGGCGCTTCATCCTGACCATCTACGAGCGCGGGGTGGCGCACGAGGAACTGCCCTATTTCCTGAACCTCTTGCGCTGGCTGGCCGAGCACGGCTTTCCCTCGGCGACGCCGGTGGCCGACCGGCACGGCCAGCTGCTTTCCAGCCTCCGGGGCAAGCCGGCGGCGATCGTGGGCTTTCTGCCGGGCCTTTCGGTGCGCCGGCCGACCGTCGAGCACTGCCGCGAGGCGGGGCGGGGGCTCGCCTGGCTGCACCAGGCCGGCGCCGGCTATCCGGGGCGGCGGGCCAACGACCTCGGCCAGGCCGCCTGGGCGCCGATGTTCGAGCCGCTGCAGGCTGCGGCCGAGGGCTTCAAGCCCGGCCTGGCGGCGACCATCAAGTCTGACCTGGAGGTGCTGGCCCGGGCGTGGCCCAAGGACCTGCCGTCGGGCGTGATCCACGCGGACCTGTTCCCCGACAACGTGTTCTTCCAGAACGGGGTGTTTGCGGCGGCGATCGACTTCTACTTCGCTTGCGACGACTTCCTGGCCTACGACCTCGCCATCTGCCTCAACGCCTGGTGCTTCGAGCCGGACGGTTCGCTGAACGTCACCGCCGCCCGGGCGATGGTGGCCGGCTACCAGTCGTTGCGCCCCCTGAGCGCGGCCGAGCGCGAGGCCCTGCCGGTCCTGGCCTGGGGCGCGGCCATGCGCTTCTTCCTGAGCCGCCTGTCGGACTGGGGGATGGCGGCCGCGGAGGGCGCCTTCGTGCGGCCCAAGAACCCGATGGAGTACGAGCGCAAGCTGGCGGTGCACCGGGCGGCGCAGGGCGGCGGCGGGCTGATGCTGTTCGGCGAGGCCGGCCAGTGACGCCGCTGGTGGTGATCTATACCGACGGGGCCTGCCGCGGAAATCCCGGCCCCGGCGGGTGGGGCGCGATCCTGACCTTTGGCGACAAGGAAAAGGAGATCTGCGGCGGCGAACTGGCGACCACCAATAACCGCATGGAGTTGATGGCGGCGATCCAGGCGCTGGAGGCGCTGAAGCGCCCTTGCCGGGTCGAGCTGCACACCGACAGCCAGTACCTGCGCAACGGCATCACCGAGTGGATCTCGGGCTGGAAGGCGCGCGGCTGGAAGACGGCATCCAAGGATCCGGTAAAGAACGACGACCTTTGGAAGCGCCTCGACGCCGCCCGCCTGCATCACGAGGTGTCGTGGCGCTGGGTCAAGGGCCACGCCGGCCACCCGATGAACGAGCGCGCCGACGGCCTCGCCCGCCAGGGGATGCTGGAGACGCTCGCGAAACGGTGAGCGGGGGCCGTCTTGACTAGTTCAACGATAAACGATCTATTTGGTTCAATATTGAACTAAATGGAGCGGGCCATGACCCCCGATCGTCGAGCGTTCGTGAGGCTGGTCGGCGGCGGCGCCGTTTTCGCCGCAGCGCCTTTGGGGGGCTGTGCGGCGGGGCCGGACCTCCGCGCGGCC is a genomic window of Phenylobacterium montanum containing:
- the argS gene encoding arginine--tRNA ligase codes for the protein MTDLTAALTEAVAKAFVSAGLPAEHGRVTRSDRPDLADFQCNGALAAAKGAGKPPREIAAAVAQGLAGSPLLASVEIAGPGFINLKLADAALAERAGRIAADPRLGAEAAPEPRRVIVDYGGPNVAKPMHVGHLRASIIGESVKRIYRFRGDTVLGDAHFGDWGFQMGLLIVAAADADPNWREVAEQDLSPEAAAPLLKGLDLETLDRLYPAAAAQAKADTAFRDRARKATSELQGGKAGYLTLWRHMHDVSMAALQREFHALGVDFDLWKGESDVDHLIAGMVEDLKAKGLTEVDQGALIVRVAREGDKHELPPLLVVSSEGSAMYGTTDLATILDRKQSFDPHLALYCVDQRQADHFEIAFRAAYLAGYAAEGALEHIGFGTMNGPDGKPFKTREGGVLKLHDLITMTKDKARERLHEAGLGAELPQDEFEDIAHKVAVAALKFADLQNFRGTSYVFDLDRFSSFEGKTGPYLLYQAVRIKSVLRKAEETGAAAGNAIAIGEAAERELALLLDAFNGAVREAYDRKAPNLVAEHAYKLAQAFSKFYAACPILSAEPAVRGSRLALAGVVLRQLELALELLGIEPAERM
- a CDS encoding Tat pathway signal sequence domain protein, whose translation is MRRFHILACALIAAALTVPAAPSFAQIGGGGGPGGRGQKDTSEDDAAKKKKDEEWAGPTALDLPGSKNAGPCPFVKVLYDAGRYVEFKDGKEASGSVGYTGEIQKLASGCTYKGTDPIHIEVEVLFAFGRGPQATSPTKDYRYWIAVTDRNQAVLAKEYFDIKATFPQGEDRVLMTDRINDISIPRATNVVSGGNFEVLVGFDVTPEMADFNRLGKRFRVNAGAPAQTASNP
- a CDS encoding EscU/YscU/HrcU family type III secretion system export apparatus switch protein gives rise to the protein MSDPQKPPPLAVALEYDKGHAPRVTAVGRGWLGQKIIDVAKEHGVPLRQDPALAEALSTIELETEIPEELYRAVAEVIGFVLSTARARGGP
- a CDS encoding GFA family protein yields the protein MLEGSCHCGDARWTVEGDPGPATACNCTLCRRYGALWAYDYEGERIHIHGQTTAYARRGKADPALEIRFCPTCGCVICWRGLRVGPDGRRRIAVNLRLAPPDAVADLPIDHFDGLDSFDDLPRDGRCVRDLWF
- the thrB gene encoding homoserine kinase, translated to MAVYTDITDAELEAFLSEFDLGAPLVFKGIAEGIQNSNFLLETERGRFILTIYERGVAHEELPYFLNLLRWLAEHGFPSATPVADRHGQLLSSLRGKPAAIVGFLPGLSVRRPTVEHCREAGRGLAWLHQAGAGYPGRRANDLGQAAWAPMFEPLQAAAEGFKPGLAATIKSDLEVLARAWPKDLPSGVIHADLFPDNVFFQNGVFAAAIDFYFACDDFLAYDLAICLNAWCFEPDGSLNVTAARAMVAGYQSLRPLSAAEREALPVLAWGAAMRFFLSRLSDWGMAAAEGAFVRPKNPMEYERKLAVHRAAQGGGGLMLFGEAGQ
- the rnhA gene encoding ribonuclease HI; the protein is MTPLVVIYTDGACRGNPGPGGWGAILTFGDKEKEICGGELATTNNRMELMAAIQALEALKRPCRVELHTDSQYLRNGITEWISGWKARGWKTASKDPVKNDDLWKRLDAARLHHEVSWRWVKGHAGHPMNERADGLARQGMLETLAKR
- the gcvT gene encoding glycine cleavage system aminomethyltransferase GcvT, yielding MSDPLLKTPLHQAHIEAGARMVPFAGYDMPVQYKDGVLKEHLWTREHAGAFDVSHMGPAFLTLTDKSGDAEADHAAIAAIAETLVCGDVRGLKPGQLRYTLLLNAEGGMVDDLMIGRPLRADRQGMLYIVVNAGTKDGDFGLFEKAAAGKATLTRADDRGLIALQGPKAGAVLAEILPESAELGFMQFRRVEHEGHGLVVSRSGYTGEDGFEILVPASITEAFWNRLLADERVRPIGLGARDSLRLEAGLPLYGHDADETVSPIEAGLAFAVSKRRLKAQDFPGAARVAAEAAGELERVRVGLRVLQGAPAREGAPIANPAGHEVGVVTSGGFAPSLSAPIAMGFVPPALSAPGTRLDVIVRGKAQAAEVVAMPFVPHRYLRKS
- a CDS encoding sensor histidine kinase; translated protein: MTALAHTTEDASETSLFDLVDAIEQLAGARTIEEVADVVRKAARRISGADGVTFVLRDEDRCWYLDEEAIAPLWKGQKFPIQTCVSGWAMLNRQTAVIPDIYADPRVPHDAYRPTFVKSMIMTPVRSYDPIAAIGAYWAKLGAPGQLEIDRLAAMARATATALANVQLIGSLEEAVERRDYLIKELDHRVKNTLTAVMAISRRTLRHAETPEAFAATFSERILSLASGHEHLALRRWADADLRELVVLALSPFRAEGDESLAIAGPDVRLRPEAAVSFLMTCHELATNAAKYGALSRPCGRVAATWTIDKVGGGEVLTFDWRESGGPQVAEPERRGFGTELIQRGFSRDVDGEARLDFAPEGVRFRLTAPLSSKVMRG
- the fliK gene encoding flagellar hook-length control protein FliK: MSVGPITPPGGGPGGGGVPIATPTPQGGAGSGPPAGGPASAQGAPGALQAALSQIIGQDLAAQDSLAPLLADLAAALQSGDVPAQARATAQQILSLQAPLDGQVTPDRLRAAVAHSGLFLEAGLASAAQAPNDPAAQPFPAGDLKALLLRLPLELAGQSQAAAEQATPQALGLADPAARRAGARPPPPVAGGSTAGQRAVAPSLDPALDAGSLRLALGHEAHAALARLELMQLASTSKPGAPPRWSFELPVAAVPGQAPGMAQFEISRDAPHGGGPTGDPEPVWRARFSLHLDETGPVHAEVALHGTRTRVTLWAEQEGARASLEAGRGDLTAALAGPEGGDAAVRVVAGAPPRPEAQAGQLIDRTS
- a CDS encoding YybH family protein, with translation MPTAAPYARAAALILIAGLGACSKTPTVDVAKEVAALQAEDAAINAAYKARDAVKATAYDAADYLSYTSGAPTVKGRDADLAGTKDSFTDPGFGFSFTADRTEVAKSGDLAYQAGSYTQTQTNPATKKVETVTGNWVAAWRKEPDGAWRIASEAVTQAPAPAAKP